From the Streptomyces pluripotens genome, one window contains:
- the uvrB gene encoding excinuclease ABC subunit UvrB, translating into MRPVSHIERTVAPFEVVSPYQPSGDQPAAITELARRIETGEKDVVLLGATGTGKSATTAWMIEKLQRPTLVMAPNKTLAAQLANEFRELLPNNAVEYFVSYYDYYQPEAYVPQSDTYIEKDSSINEEVERLRHSATNSLLTRRDVVVVASVSCIYGLGTPQEYVDRMVPLRVGDEIDRDELLRRFVDIQYTRNDMAFTRGTFRVRGDTIEIFPVYEELAVRIEMFGDEIEALSTLHPMTGEIISDDQQLYVFPASHYVAGPERMERAVNDIEKELGERLAELEKQGKLLEAQRLRMRTTYDIEMLRQIGSCAGVENYSMHFDGRSPGSPPNTLLDYFPDDFLLVIDESHVTVPQIGAMYEGDASRKRTLVDHGFRLPSALDNRPLKWEEFQERVGQTVYLSATPGAYELSRSDGVVEQIIRPTGLVDPEVVVKPTEGQIDDLVHEIRKRTEKDERVLVTTLTKKMAEDLTDYFLELGIQVRYLHSDVDTLRRVELLRELRSGEYDVLVGINLLREGLDLPEVSLVAILDADKEGFLRSGTSLIQTIGRAARNVSGQVHMYADKITPAMDKAIEETNRRREKQIAYNKAKGIDPQPLRKKINDIVAQIAREEVDTEQLLGSGYRRSKDGKGAKAPVPSLGDKAAVGTKTGKAAKDAKGKAVPTDRPAAELAAQIEEMTERMRAAAAELKFEIAARMRDEVSEMKKELRQMREAGLA; encoded by the coding sequence ATGCGGCCCGTTTCCCACATCGAACGCACGGTGGCGCCCTTTGAGGTCGTCAGCCCCTACCAGCCGAGCGGCGACCAGCCGGCGGCCATCACCGAGCTGGCCAGGCGCATCGAGACCGGTGAGAAGGACGTCGTCCTGCTCGGCGCGACCGGCACCGGCAAGTCCGCCACCACGGCGTGGATGATCGAGAAGCTTCAGCGCCCCACGCTCGTGATGGCGCCGAACAAGACGCTGGCCGCCCAGCTGGCCAACGAGTTCCGTGAACTCTTGCCGAACAACGCGGTCGAGTACTTCGTCTCGTACTACGACTACTACCAGCCCGAGGCCTATGTCCCGCAGTCGGACACCTACATCGAGAAGGACTCTTCGATCAACGAGGAGGTCGAGCGCCTTCGGCACTCGGCCACCAACTCGCTGCTCACCCGTCGCGATGTCGTCGTGGTCGCCTCGGTCTCCTGCATCTACGGCCTCGGTACCCCGCAGGAGTACGTGGACCGGATGGTTCCCCTCCGGGTCGGCGACGAGATCGACCGGGACGAACTGCTGCGCCGTTTCGTCGACATCCAGTACACCCGCAACGACATGGCCTTCACCCGGGGTACGTTCCGGGTCCGTGGCGACACCATCGAGATCTTTCCGGTCTACGAGGAACTGGCCGTCCGCATCGAGATGTTCGGCGACGAGATCGAGGCGCTGTCCACGCTGCACCCCATGACGGGCGAGATCATCAGCGACGACCAGCAGTTGTACGTCTTCCCCGCCTCCCACTACGTCGCCGGGCCCGAGCGCATGGAGCGGGCCGTCAACGACATCGAGAAGGAGTTGGGGGAGCGCTTGGCCGAGCTGGAGAAGCAGGGCAAGCTCCTCGAGGCCCAGCGGCTGCGGATGCGCACCACGTATGACATCGAGATGTTGCGCCAGATCGGCAGCTGCGCCGGCGTCGAGAACTACTCGATGCACTTCGACGGCCGCTCACCCGGCTCACCGCCCAACACCCTGCTGGACTATTTCCCGGACGACTTCCTGCTCGTCATCGACGAGTCACACGTCACGGTTCCGCAGATCGGCGCGATGTACGAGGGTGACGCCTCCCGCAAGCGCACCCTCGTCGACCATGGCTTCCGCCTGCCCTCCGCACTGGACAACCGCCCCCTGAAGTGGGAGGAGTTCCAGGAGCGCGTGGGGCAGACCGTCTATCTGTCGGCCACCCCGGGTGCCTACGAGCTGTCACGTTCCGACGGTGTCGTGGAGCAGATCATCCGCCCGACGGGCCTGGTCGACCCGGAGGTCGTGGTCAAACCCACCGAGGGCCAGATTGATGACCTGGTGCACGAGATCCGCAAGCGCACCGAGAAGGACGAGAGAGTGCTCGTCACCACGCTGACCAAGAAGATGGCGGAGGACCTGACCGACTACTTCCTGGAGCTCGGTATCCAGGTGCGTTACCTGCACAGCGACGTGGACACGCTGCGCCGCGTCGAACTGCTGCGGGAGCTGCGCTCCGGCGAGTACGACGTCCTGGTCGGCATCAACCTTCTCCGCGAGGGTCTCGACCTGCCTGAGGTGTCTCTGGTGGCGATCCTGGACGCCGACAAGGAAGGTTTCCTGCGCTCGGGCACCTCGCTGATCCAGACCATCGGTCGTGCGGCGCGCAATGTCTCCGGCCAGGTACACATGTACGCCGACAAGATCACCCCGGCGATGGACAAGGCCATCGAGGAGACCAACCGCCGTCGGGAGAAGCAGATCGCTTACAACAAGGCCAAGGGCATCGACCCGCAGCCCCTGCGGAAGAAGATCAACGACATCGTTGCGCAGATCGCCCGTGAGGAGGTCGACACCGAACAGCTCCTCGGCTCCGGCTACCGCAGGTCAAAGGACGGAAAGGGCGCCAAGGCCCCTGTCCCGTCGCTCGGCGACAAGGCTGCCGTGGGCACGAAGACCGGCAAGGCAGCCAAGGACGCGAAGGGGAAGGCAGTGCCCACGGACCGTCCGGCTGCTGAACTGGCCGCGCAGATCGAGGAGATGACCGAGCGCATGCGCGCCGCCGCTGCAGAGCTTAAATTCGAGATCGCGGCTCGGATGCGCGACGAGGTCTCCGAGATGAAGAAGGAGCTGCGCCAGATGCGGGAGGCCGGTCTCGCCTGA